From the Bradyrhizobium ontarionense genome, the window CGGGTCATGAGCCCTTCCTGTTCGCGGTCAGGCTCGGCGCTGACCGATGTTGAGCTGTTGCAGGATGTCGTCGACGATCGCCGCCACGGGGGCATCGATCGAGACGGCGATGGGATGCTCGCCGGCGGCAGGTGCTTCCAGGGTGGCGAACTGACTGGCGAGCAGGCCGGGCGGCATGAAGTGACCCTGGCGATGCTCCATCCTGTCGGCGATCAACTCCCGGCTTCCTCTGAGATAGACCATGCGGACGTCGCTGTGGCCGGCGACCAGAATGTCGCGATAGGCCTTCTTGAGCGCCGAGCAGGCGATGATGACATGCTCGCCCGCCGCACGGC encodes:
- a CDS encoding gluconokinase codes for the protein MKVATSDLPHALVIMGVSGSGKSTIGEALGRRLGWRFEDGDSFHPPANVAKMSAGHPLTDEDRRPWLQAIADEIARCRAAGEHVIIACSALKKAYRDILVAGHSDVRMVYLRGSRELIADRMEHRQGHFMPPGLLASQFATLEAPAAGEHPIAVSIDAPVAAIVDDILQQLNIGQRRA